A window of the Diabrotica undecimpunctata isolate CICGRU chromosome 1, icDiaUnde3, whole genome shotgun sequence genome harbors these coding sequences:
- the LOC140450275 gene encoding nonsense-mediated mRNA decay factor SMG7-like, which translates to MKNMGYKAAVQVLKQADDLKIKVSRKSDWLNNAEAWTDQQKLQTIYHQVLVLDLEYALDKKVEQDLWNIGFKNHISSLQEQARDKKNPHRSDCQALLTWALESASGFYISLLQELCNTFDVDLPFRRRGNVFGQTITSSEMISLPQTSSCLYVCQYCLVHLGDIARYRNQRKQAESFYKQAILVSPTSGHPYNQLALLEASQGNKLSTVFYYIRGIAVKNPFPASATNLSCTLTSAVDKDSPSEKIQTKMTVNEFIQLFLCTHGYFHTASELKQAELSVKSLNSVMTALVATQSFTGDMLIKITTINLYALSHVGSDLNKINELTNDEKKVRQLVLELIAGSLCAFLVPIHTLKIDDGIMDYYALPAVKLLLYFIQNDPVVLKEKVFTNRLQIWPSLVKLLNNVQQYMKGFNFNKYMKVPLREDKMLEGFLPFCKNFKELDFKEDIDDPKIERLVRMKRIIKISLWLTDLDVNGNKLILKNEVNGETVFEPVCIQPDPTNDLLEEMKSFSIADRVENVAKKSLEKKAGILKPQGSLEKSREERELMNNNPIETVPSANFNNTPIKPEVTKNKRGKQNVALQSIFKKIEERKEESSKQVKFIVEDSEKEKLVKFDSVPAQAKTPQQQSQNQAFNSPLRSQNFNKNLPAFPMQPPTQPDYLTTLRNMPNMQMNDSNYQYQKKDPGIPNMGVQIMPPYQNMHSNKNVPLNMNQINQKPMGYQQQNSFTPSTPFQNVSFPPSHPFNTWKREEVPPMPNQSWWQNNQQSQQNYRSDFQLNFPPYSNPVSSNYMNQGLTNKPNNQNNTSDVFGSPWSSYLGNFMSEGNTMNNINFDNNASQGMSTMSVRQAMLKEANLPGAPVGPPGSGGPISRLPNISQPPPQEPSFFQNQNNTPGYSLFNNSWTPNLPGQLRNNKPSENNTLNHLPQQSLFSGQGPKSLAQLLEQQSQLSKNDL; encoded by the exons ATGAAAAATATGGGATACAAAGCAGCTGTCCAAGTtttgaa ACAAGCAGACGATCTAAAAATAAAGGTATCGAGAAAAAGTGACTGGTTAAACAATGCCGAAGCTTGGACAGATCAACAGAAATTACAAACTATTTACCATCAAGTACTTGTACTCGATTTGGAATACGCGCTGGACAAAAAAGTTGAGCAGGATTTGTGGAATATAGGATTCAAAAATCACATCTCCAGTTTACAAGAGCAAGCTAGAGACAAAAAG AATCCTCATCGCTCTGATTGTCAAGCACTGCTAACATGGGCTTTGGAATCTGCGTCTGGCTTTTATATTTCACTATTACAAGAACTGTGTAACACCTTTGATGTAGATTTGCCTTTTAGAAGGAGAGGAAATGTCTTTGGACAAACCATAACTAGTTCAGAAATGATAAGCTTGCCACAAACTTCTTCTTGTCTTTATGTTTGCCAGTACTGTTTGGTACATCTTGGGGATATAGCCAGGTACAGGAATCAAAGGAAACAAGCAGAAAGCTTCTATAA ACAAGCAATATTAGTATCTCCAACTAGCGGTCATCCGTACAATCAATTGGCCCTATTAGAAGCCAGTCAGGGCAACAAATTATCAACTGTATTTTATTACATAAGAGGTATAGCAGTTAAGAATCCTTTTCCTGCATCAGCAACCAATTTGTCTTGTACTTTGACTTCTGCAGTGGATAAAGACAG CCCGTCGGAAAAGATTCAAACAAAAATGACAGTAAATGAGTTCATCCAACTGTTCCTATGCACTCACGGCTATTTTCATACGGCCTCGGAACTCAAACAAGCCGAACTATCAGTTAAGAGCCTCAACTCCGTAATGACTGCACTTGTAGCAACTCAGAGTTTCACTGGGGATATGCTAATAAAGATTACCACTATTAACTTGTACGCCTTGAGTCACGTCGGATCTGACTTGAATAAAATTAATGAGCTGACTAATGATGAGAAGAAGGTTAGACAACTGGTTTTGGAGTTGATAGCTGGGTCTCTGTGTGCTTTTTTGGTGCCTATTCATACATTAAAGATAGATGATGGTATTATGGATTATTATGCTCTTCCAGCAG TCAAACTTCTACTGTACTTCATTCAGAACGATCCcgttgttttaaaagaaaaagttttcACCAATCGACTACAAATATGGCCGAGTCTAGTCAAATTGTTAAATAATGTTCAGCAATATATGAAAGGGTTTAATTTCAACAAAT ACATGAAAGTGCCCTTGCGTGAAGACAAGATGCTCGAGGGATTCTTACCTTTTTGCAAGAACTTCAAAGAACTAGATTTCAAAGAAGATATCGATGATCCAAAAATCGAAAGACTGGTTAGAATGAAACGTATAATTAAGATAAGCTTGTGGTTGACTGATCTAGATGTAAATGGCAATAAATtgatattgaa gaATGAAGTGAACGGTGAGACTGTATTTGAACCAGTATGTATACAACCGGATCCAACAAATGACTTGCTCGAAGAAATGAAATCCTTTAGTATAGCAGACAGAGTTGAGAACGTAGCTAAAAAGA GTTTAGAAAAGAAAGCTGGCATCCTCAAACCTCAAGGATCTTTAGAAAAGTCTAGAGAAGAACGGGAGTTAATGAATAACAATCCAATAGAGACTGTTCCCAGTGCCAACTTCAACAATACACCTATTAAACCGGAAGTCACCAAAAACAAACGAGGAAAACAGAACGTAGCTTTGCAGTCAATATTTAAAAAgatagaagaaagaaaagaagaaagtagtAAACAG gttAAGTTCATCGTCGAGGATTCCGAAAAGGAAAAATTGGTCAAATTTGATTCAGTTCCCGCTCAAGCAAAAACCCCACAACAGCAATCCCAGAACCAAGCCTTTAACTCGCCATTACGAAGCCAAAACTTCAATAAAAATCTTCCTGCCTTCCCGATGCAACCTCCAACCCAACCGGATTACCTCACTACCCTTAGAAACATGCCAAATATGCAAATGAACGACAGCAACTACCAGTACCAGAAAAAGGATCCTGGAATACCGAATATGGGCGTTCAGATAATGCCGCCGTATCAGAACATGCACTCCAACAAGAACGTTCCGCTGAATATGAACCAGATAAACCAGAAACCTATGGGATATCAACAGCAGAACTCGTTTACGCCCTCAACTCCTTTCCAAAACGTGTCTTTTCCACCATCCCATCCGTTTAATACATGGAAAAGAGAGGAGGTACCACCGATGCCGAATCAAAGTTGGTGGCAGAATAATCAGCAGTCCCAGCAGAATTATCGATCGGATTTCCAGTTGAATTTTCCTCCTTATTCGAACCCTGTGTCTTCGAATTATATGAATCAAG GTCTTACAAACAAACCGAACAATCAAAATAATACCAGCGATGTATTTGGATCCCCTTGGAGTAGTTATTTGGGTAATTTCATGAGCGAAGGAAACACCATGAACAACATAAATTTCGACAACAACGCTAGCCAAGGAATGTCTACAATGTCTGTGAGACAAGCTATGTTGAAGGAGGCCAATTTGCCGGGAGCTCCTGTGGGTCCACCTGGAAGCGGGGGGCCTATAAGCAGGCTGCCCAATATCAGTCAG CCTCCACCGCAGGAACCGTCCTTCTTCCAAAACCAAAACAACACCCCTGGCTATTCTCTGTTCAACAACAGCTGGACGCCCAACCTGCCAGGCCAACTAAGAAACAACAAACCCTCCGAGAACAATACCCTCAATCACTTGCCGCAGCAATCGCTCTTTAGCGGCCAGGGCCCCAAATCCTTGGCACAATTGCTCGAACAGCAGAGCCAGTTGTCGAAGAACGACTTATAG